The Aerosakkonema funiforme FACHB-1375 genome has a segment encoding these proteins:
- the rpsE gene encoding 30S ribosomal protein S5 gives MAEKEKTRKKSSRTKEKETTWQERVIQIRRVSKVVKGGKKLSFRAIVVVGNERGTVGVGVGKASDVIGAVRKGVADGKKHLVEIPLTKSNSIPHPAQGDGGGAKIMMRPAAPGTGVIAGGAVRTVLELAGVRNVLAKQLGSNNPLNNARATVNALETLRTFSEVAQDRGVPIENLFS, from the coding sequence ATGGCGGAAAAAGAAAAAACTCGTAAAAAAAGCAGCCGCACTAAAGAAAAAGAAACTACCTGGCAAGAGCGGGTCATCCAAATCCGCCGCGTTAGCAAAGTAGTAAAAGGTGGTAAAAAGCTGAGCTTCCGCGCCATTGTCGTCGTCGGTAACGAACGCGGTACAGTAGGCGTCGGAGTTGGTAAAGCCAGCGATGTGATCGGTGCTGTCCGCAAGGGAGTCGCCGATGGCAAAAAGCACCTGGTTGAAATACCCCTCACGAAATCAAACTCGATTCCCCATCCAGCTCAAGGTGACGGTGGTGGTGCGAAGATCATGATGCGACCGGCAGCACCGGGAACGGGGGTAATTGCAGGTGGCGCTGTACGCACCGTGTTGGAGTTGGCGGGTGTTCGCAACGTCCTGGCCAAACAGCTCGGTTCTAACAATCCGCTCAACAACGCCAGAGCCACCGTTAACGCCTTGGAAACCCTGCGAACGTTTTCTGAAGTTGCCCAAGATCGCGGTGTGCCGATCGAGAATCTCTTCTCATAG
- the rpsS gene encoding 30S ribosomal protein S19 — MGRSLKKGPFVADHLLSKIEKLNARNEKQVIKTWSRASTVLPQMVGHTIAVHNGRTHVPIYISDQMVGHKLGEFAPTRTFRGHAKGDKKAKR; from the coding sequence ATGGGTCGTTCATTAAAAAAAGGGCCTTTTGTCGCAGACCATCTGCTCAGCAAAATTGAAAAGTTGAATGCCAGAAACGAAAAGCAAGTCATCAAAACTTGGTCGCGGGCTTCAACAGTTTTACCTCAAATGGTCGGTCATACGATCGCCGTACACAATGGCAGAACTCACGTACCGATTTATATTTCCGATCAGATGGTGGGACACAAATTGGGTGAATTTGCCCCCACGCGCACCTTTAGAGGACACGCGAAGGGCGATAAAAAGGCGAAGAGATAG
- the rplF gene encoding 50S ribosomal protein L6, translating into MSRIGKRPIAVPDKVSVTIDNQHVAVKGPKGELSRVLPAGITVVQDGGTLQVVRENESRSLRQLHGLCRTLVANMVEGVSQGFQKKLEIQGVGYRARVDGRNLVLVVGYSHEVKIEPPAGTQMAVDGNVNITVSGIDKELVGNLAAKIRAVRPPEVYKGKGIRYAGEVVRRKAGKAGKK; encoded by the coding sequence ATGTCTCGTATCGGTAAGCGCCCGATCGCTGTTCCTGATAAAGTATCGGTGACAATAGACAACCAACACGTTGCTGTAAAAGGGCCGAAAGGAGAACTTTCTAGAGTTCTGCCAGCAGGGATAACTGTAGTGCAAGACGGCGGAACTTTGCAGGTTGTGCGGGAAAATGAGTCTCGCAGCCTCCGTCAACTTCACGGTTTATGTCGCACCCTGGTAGCCAACATGGTTGAGGGAGTCTCCCAAGGCTTTCAGAAAAAATTGGAAATTCAAGGTGTTGGTTACAGGGCCAGAGTTGACGGTCGCAATCTCGTTTTGGTCGTGGGCTATAGCCACGAAGTCAAAATCGAACCGCCCGCTGGCACCCAAATGGCTGTTGATGGCAACGTCAATATCACCGTCAGTGGCATCGATAAAGAACTTGTGGGTAACTTAGCAGCCAAAATTCGCGCCGTCCGCCCACCAGAAGTTTATAAAGGCAAAGGCATTCGTTATGCCGGTGAAGTAGTCAGACGTAAAGCTGGCAAGGCAGGGAAGAAATGA
- the rpsH gene encoding 30S ribosomal protein S8, with the protein MASNDTISDMLTRIRNANLARHQKTAVPSTKMTRSIAKVLKEEGFIGEYEENGEGVKKELVISLKYKGKNRQPIITKLRRVSKPGLRVYSNRKELPRVLGGIGIAIISTPSGIMTDREARRQGIGGEVLCYVW; encoded by the coding sequence ATGGCGTCGAATGACACAATTTCAGATATGCTGACGCGCATCCGCAATGCAAATTTAGCGCGGCATCAAAAAACAGCGGTACCGTCCACAAAAATGACTCGCAGCATTGCAAAAGTCCTCAAGGAAGAGGGCTTTATCGGCGAGTACGAAGAAAATGGCGAAGGAGTCAAGAAAGAGCTGGTGATTTCTTTGAAATACAAAGGAAAAAATCGTCAGCCCATCATCACCAAATTGAGAAGAGTAAGCAAGCCAGGACTGCGAGTTTACTCGAACCGCAAAGAATTACCGCGAGTTCTCGGTGGCATCGGCATCGCCATAATTTCCACTCCCAGTGGGATTATGACCGATCGGGAAGCGCGACGCCAGGGAATCGGTGGTGAAGTACTTTGCTACGTTTGGTAA
- the rplP gene encoding 50S ribosomal protein L16, with translation MLSPRRTKFRKQQRGRMEGLATRGSELNFGDFGLQALEPAWITSRQIEASRRAMTRYIRRGGKIWIRIFPDKPVTMRPAETRMGSGKGSPEFWVAVVKPGRILFEITGVTEATAREAMRLASFKLPIKTKFVMRSEENV, from the coding sequence ATGTTAAGTCCTAGAAGAACTAAATTCCGCAAACAACAGCGCGGGCGCATGGAAGGGTTAGCCACCAGAGGTAGCGAACTTAACTTCGGTGACTTCGGTCTGCAAGCGCTAGAACCAGCCTGGATCACATCTCGTCAAATCGAAGCTAGCCGTCGTGCCATGACCCGCTACATTCGTAGGGGTGGCAAGATTTGGATTCGCATTTTCCCCGACAAACCGGTCACGATGCGTCCCGCAGAAACCCGGATGGGTTCTGGTAAAGGCTCGCCTGAGTTTTGGGTGGCTGTAGTCAAACCGGGACGAATACTGTTTGAAATTACAGGCGTTACCGAAGCGACAGCTCGCGAAGCAATGCGTTTGGCTTCTTTTAAGTTGCCAATTAAAACAAAGTTCGTCATGCGCTCTGAGGAGAATGTATAA
- the rplX gene encoding 50S ribosomal protein L24 produces the protein MANRGIGQASAKKAGNNSVRYKMHVKKGDTVQVISGKDKGKVGEILRTFPKLSKVIVKGVNIKTKHVKPQQEGESGRITTYEAPIHSSNVMLYSTKQNVASRVGYTYTEEGKKVRVLKKTGEIIDK, from the coding sequence ATGGCTAATCGTGGCATTGGTCAAGCATCTGCTAAAAAAGCAGGCAATAATTCTGTGCGTTACAAAATGCACGTTAAAAAAGGTGACACCGTTCAAGTTATCTCTGGTAAAGATAAAGGCAAAGTCGGTGAAATCTTAAGGACGTTTCCGAAATTAAGTAAGGTAATCGTCAAAGGGGTTAACATCAAAACCAAACACGTTAAACCCCAACAAGAAGGGGAATCGGGTCGGATTACTACCTATGAAGCACCGATTCACAGTTCTAACGTGATGCTGTATTCCACTAAGCAAAACGTTGCCAGTCGCGTCGGCTACACCTATACCGAAGAAGGTAAGAAAGTACGGGTGCTGAAGAAAACTGGCGAAATTATAGACAAATAA
- the rplV gene encoding 50S ribosomal protein L22, whose amino-acid sequence MATDTTEIKAIARYIRMSPHKVRRVLDQIRGRSYREALIVLEFMPYKACEPVLKVLRSAVANAEHNAGLDPAKLVVSTAYADQGATLKRFRPRAQGRAYQIRKPTCHITVAVAEAAEK is encoded by the coding sequence ATGGCAACCGATACCACAGAAATTAAGGCGATCGCACGCTACATTCGTATGTCTCCCCATAAGGTGCGCCGCGTCCTCGACCAAATTCGGGGTCGCTCCTATCGGGAAGCGCTCATCGTTCTGGAGTTCATGCCCTATAAAGCTTGCGAACCAGTTCTCAAAGTGCTGCGCTCCGCCGTCGCCAATGCCGAACACAACGCAGGTTTAGATCCGGCCAAGTTAGTAGTCAGCACAGCCTACGCAGACCAAGGCGCAACATTAAAGCGTTTCCGGCCACGAGCGCAGGGTCGAGCTTACCAAATTCGCAAGCCCACCTGTCATATCACTGTCGCCGTCGCGGAAGCAGCAGAGAAATAG
- the rpmC gene encoding 50S ribosomal protein L29 has protein sequence MSLPKIEEARKLSDEELAEQIIQAKRQLFQLRLQKATRQLEKPHQFKHTKHKIAQLLTVEHERKMAAQKSASTTGSVAQ, from the coding sequence ATGTCTCTTCCCAAGATTGAAGAAGCCAGAAAATTGAGCGATGAAGAGCTGGCAGAACAAATTATTCAGGCTAAGCGACAACTGTTTCAGCTACGCCTGCAAAAAGCAACTCGTCAGTTGGAAAAGCCGCATCAGTTCAAGCACACGAAGCACAAAATAGCTCAGTTGCTGACAGTAGAACACGAACGAAAAATGGCTGCCCAAAAATCCGCGAGTACCACCGGGTCAGTCGCGCAATAG
- the rplB gene encoding 50S ribosomal protein L2 — MGTRSYRPYTPGTRQCTVSDFAEITRSEPEPSLTVSKHRKKGRNNRGVITSRRRGGGHKRLYRIIDFRRDKHNIPAKVAAIEYDPNRNARIALVYYRDGEKRYILHPNGLKVGTTIVSGPDSPIEIGNALPLSNIPLGTSVHNIELYPGRGAQIVRAAGATAQVVAKEGNYVTLKLPSGEVRMVLKECYATIGQVGNLDARNLSTGKAGRNRWKGRRPKVRGSVMNPVDHPHGGGEGRAPIGRSGPVTPWGKPTLGAKTRKPKKPSSSLIVRRRRKASKRGRGGRES; from the coding sequence ATGGGTACCCGTTCTTATCGGCCATACACCCCCGGTACGCGCCAGTGTACAGTTTCCGACTTTGCTGAAATCACCCGCAGCGAGCCAGAACCCTCGCTAACGGTATCGAAACATCGTAAAAAAGGCCGCAACAATCGCGGCGTGATTACCAGCAGACGTAGAGGTGGCGGACACAAGCGTCTTTACCGCATCATCGACTTTCGTCGCGACAAGCACAATATCCCAGCTAAAGTAGCTGCGATTGAATACGACCCCAACCGCAATGCTCGCATTGCACTTGTGTACTATCGGGATGGCGAAAAACGCTATATTTTGCATCCCAATGGTTTGAAAGTGGGGACGACGATCGTTTCTGGGCCGGATTCGCCGATCGAAATTGGCAACGCCCTGCCGCTGAGCAATATCCCATTAGGTACCAGCGTCCACAACATCGAACTCTATCCAGGTCGAGGCGCACAAATCGTTCGAGCTGCTGGTGCGACCGCTCAAGTGGTAGCTAAAGAAGGCAACTACGTCACCCTCAAGCTGCCATCCGGCGAAGTCCGCATGGTACTGAAGGAATGCTACGCTACCATCGGCCAGGTGGGCAACCTAGATGCCAGAAACTTGAGTACCGGCAAAGCAGGTCGCAATCGCTGGAAAGGTCGCCGGCCTAAAGTTAGAGGCAGCGTCATGAACCCAGTGGATCACCCCCACGGCGGTGGAGAAGGTAGAGCGCCGATCGGTAGAAGCGGGCCAGTAACCCCTTGGGGTAAACCTACCTTGGGTGCCAAAACGCGCAAACCTAAAAAACCGAGTAGTTCCTTAATAGTGCGTCGTCGTCGCAAAGCCTCCAAGCGCGGACGTGGCGGTCGGGAATCATAA
- a CDS encoding 50S ribosomal protein L23, whose amino-acid sequence MPDNTLRTLADLVRRPLVTEKATMLMEQEKYTFEVAPKATKTQIKAAIEQLFNVKVKAVNTVTPPRKKRRVGKFVGFKAHYKKAIVTLASGDGEKIRQVLFPEV is encoded by the coding sequence ATGCCTGACAATACTTTGCGGACACTGGCAGATTTAGTACGCCGCCCCTTGGTAACTGAAAAAGCCACTATGCTGATGGAGCAAGAAAAATACACATTTGAAGTAGCTCCCAAGGCAACAAAAACACAAATAAAAGCAGCGATCGAACAGTTATTCAATGTCAAAGTAAAGGCAGTGAATACCGTTACACCGCCACGCAAAAAGCGTCGGGTTGGCAAATTTGTTGGGTTTAAAGCTCACTACAAAAAAGCCATAGTCACCTTGGCATCCGGCGACGGGGAAAAAATCCGGCAAGTTCTGTTCCCAGAAGTATAG
- the rplE gene encoding 50S ribosomal protein L5 yields the protein MTQRLKTEYQENIVPKLKEQFNYKNIHQVPKLVKITLNRGLGDAAANAKALESSLNEIGTIAGQKPVVTRAKKAIAGFKIRQGMPVGIMVTLRGDRMYAFFDRLVNLALPRIRDFRGISPKSFDGRGNYSLGVREQLIFPEIEYDRIDQIRGLDISIITTAKTDEEGRALLKAFGMPFSDR from the coding sequence ATGACTCAACGACTGAAAACCGAGTATCAAGAGAATATTGTTCCCAAACTGAAGGAACAGTTCAATTACAAAAACATCCATCAGGTGCCGAAGCTGGTGAAAATCACCCTCAACAGGGGTTTGGGCGATGCAGCGGCAAACGCTAAGGCACTGGAATCTTCCTTGAATGAAATTGGCACGATCGCAGGTCAAAAACCTGTAGTCACAAGAGCCAAAAAAGCGATCGCGGGTTTCAAAATTCGCCAAGGTATGCCAGTCGGCATTATGGTGACGCTGCGGGGAGATCGGATGTATGCCTTTTTCGATAGATTAGTCAACCTGGCGCTACCCCGCATCCGCGACTTTCGAGGTATTAGTCCCAAAAGCTTTGACGGTCGCGGTAACTACAGTCTGGGCGTAAGAGAGCAGTTGATTTTTCCAGAAATCGAATACGACAGAATCGATCAAATTCGAGGTCTGGATATTTCGATCATCACGACTGCGAAAACAGACGAAGAGGGTCGCGCCTTGCTTAAAGCTTTTGGGATGCCTTTCAGCGATCGATAA
- the rpsC gene encoding 30S ribosomal protein S3 encodes MGQKIHPVGFRLGIIQEHRSRWYADADRYPELLQEDYKIRNYVEKNLANAGISDVRIERKADQIDLEIRTARPGVVVGRGGTGIETLRTGLQEELGSNRQIRINVVEVARVDADAGLIAEYIAQQLERRVSFRRVVRQAIQRAQRAGVQGIKVQVSGRLNGAEIARTEWTREGRVPLHTLRADIDFAYRTAKTIYGILGVKVWIFKGEIIPGQEEVAPAAAPGTPRRRQGKRRQQFEDRSNDG; translated from the coding sequence ATGGGACAAAAGATTCATCCAGTTGGCTTTCGACTGGGCATAATCCAAGAACATCGCTCTCGCTGGTATGCCGACGCCGATCGCTACCCAGAGCTACTCCAAGAAGACTACAAAATTCGCAACTACGTCGAAAAAAATCTGGCTAACGCCGGCATTTCCGACGTGCGAATCGAACGCAAAGCCGATCAAATCGACTTAGAAATTCGCACCGCCAGACCCGGTGTAGTTGTCGGTCGCGGCGGCACGGGTATTGAAACCTTGCGAACCGGTCTTCAAGAAGAACTGGGCAGCAACCGTCAAATTCGCATCAACGTCGTCGAAGTAGCGCGAGTAGATGCGGATGCAGGTCTGATTGCCGAATACATCGCTCAACAGCTAGAGCGTCGCGTTTCCTTCCGCCGAGTTGTCCGTCAAGCAATTCAACGCGCCCAGCGTGCTGGAGTTCAGGGAATCAAAGTACAAGTAAGCGGTCGCCTCAACGGCGCAGAAATCGCTCGGACTGAATGGACGCGGGAAGGGAGAGTACCCCTGCATACCTTACGGGCAGATATTGATTTCGCTTACCGTACCGCCAAGACTATCTACGGCATTCTTGGTGTCAAAGTGTGGATCTTTAAAGGCGAAATCATTCCCGGACAAGAAGAAGTCGCTCCTGCTGCTGCCCCAGGTACGCCTCGCCGTCGTCAAGGCAAACGCCGTCAGCAATTTGAAGACCGTTCCAATGATGGGTAA
- the rplN gene encoding 50S ribosomal protein L14, protein MIQPQTYLNVADNSGARKLMCIRVLGAGNRRYGNVGDVIIAVVKDAIPNMGVKKSDVVRAVIVRTRKGLRRESGMSIRFDDNAAVIINADGNPRGTRVFGPVARELRDKNYTKIVSLAPEVL, encoded by the coding sequence GTGATCCAACCCCAGACTTATCTCAATGTTGCTGATAATAGCGGTGCCCGCAAATTAATGTGTATCCGGGTATTAGGTGCCGGAAATCGCCGCTATGGCAATGTAGGTGATGTAATTATCGCCGTCGTCAAAGATGCCATCCCCAATATGGGGGTGAAGAAATCAGATGTAGTGCGAGCTGTGATCGTCCGCACTCGCAAAGGTTTGCGTCGCGAAAGCGGTATGAGCATTCGTTTCGACGATAATGCCGCCGTAATCATCAACGCAGATGGCAACCCCAGAGGCACCCGCGTTTTTGGCCCCGTAGCGCGGGAACTGCGCGATAAGAACTATACCAAAATCGTATCCCTAGCTCCGGAGGTGCTGTAA
- the rpsQ gene encoding 30S ribosomal protein S17 yields MAVKERVGLVVSDKMDKTVVVAVENRSPHPKYQKIVVRTKRYKAHDEENKCREGDRVRIRETRPLSRTKRWQVIEILSSNKA; encoded by the coding sequence ATGGCAGTTAAAGAAAGAGTTGGCTTAGTTGTCAGCGACAAAATGGATAAAACCGTGGTGGTAGCAGTGGAAAACCGCTCTCCCCACCCCAAGTACCAAAAAATTGTGGTGCGTACAAAACGGTATAAGGCTCACGATGAAGAAAACAAATGTCGTGAGGGCGATCGCGTCCGCATTCGCGAAACCCGTCCCCTTAGCCGCACCAAACGCTGGCAAGTCATTGAAATTCTCAGCTCGAATAAAGCCTAA
- the rplR gene encoding 50S ribosomal protein L18, with amino-acid sequence MKLSRIESKQRRHRRIRRTVFGTPERPRLAVFRSNQHIYAQVIDDTKHHTLVAASTVEPDLKAELKAGYNCDASTQVGKLIAQRAREAGIEKVVFDRGGNLYHGRIKALADAAREAGLDF; translated from the coding sequence ATGAAGCTGAGTCGCATAGAATCGAAGCAGCGTCGGCATCGCCGCATCCGGCGCACAGTCTTTGGAACACCAGAACGTCCTCGCTTAGCTGTGTTTCGATCGAATCAGCATATTTATGCCCAAGTGATCGACGACACCAAGCACCATACCCTTGTAGCCGCCTCGACAGTCGAGCCAGACTTAAAAGCAGAATTAAAAGCTGGCTACAATTGCGATGCTTCGACCCAGGTAGGCAAATTGATTGCACAGCGAGCTCGCGAAGCGGGTATTGAAAAAGTCGTATTCGATCGCGGCGGCAATCTTTACCACGGTCGGATCAAAGCTCTCGCCGACGCAGCTAGGGAAGCCGGTTTAGACTTCTAG